A genomic window from Punica granatum isolate Tunisia-2019 chromosome 2, ASM765513v2, whole genome shotgun sequence includes:
- the LOC116195379 gene encoding ubiquitin carboxyl-terminal hydrolase 12-like isoform X1: MTLMTPSPLDQEDDEMLVPHSEFPDGPQPMEAQAETANTVDTQAADDPPSGRFTWTIENFSRLNTKKLYSDIFVVGGYKWRILIFPKGNNVDHLSIYLDVADSATLPYGWSRYAHFSLAVINQIHNKFSVRKETQHQFNARESDWGFTSFMALGELYNPGRGYLVNDTCIIEADVAVRRIVDYWSHDSKKETGYVGLKNQGATCYMNSLLQTLYHIPYFRKAVYHMPTTENDMPSGSIPLALQSLFYKLQYSETSVATKELTKSFGWDTYDSFMQHDVQELNRVLSEKLEDKMKGTVVEGTIQQLFEGHHMNYIECINVDYKSTRKESFYDLQLDVKGCRDVYASFDKYVEVERLEGDNKYHAEQHGLQDAKKGVLFIDFPPVLQLQLKRFEYDFMRDTMVKINDRYEFPLQLDLDRENGKYLSPEADRSVRNLYTLHSVLVHSGGVHGGHYYAYIRPTLSDQWFKFDDERVTKEDVKRALEEQYGGEEELPQTNPGFNNSPFKFTKYSNAYMLVYIRESDKDKIICNVDEKDIAEHLRIRLKKEQEEKEKKRKEKAEAHLYTIIKVACNEDLVEQIGKEIYFDLVDHDKVRSFRVQRQMAFNQFKEEVTKEFGIPVQFQRFWLWAKRQNHTYRPNRPLTPQEEAQCVGQLREVSNKANNAELKLFLEVELGLDMRPLPPPEKTKEDILLFFKLYDPAKEELRYVGRLFIKINSKPGEILATLNEMAGFAPDEEIDLYEVSYPCLLDTLFKLPFLLLPHSLCPHTPTNPLVAPSLYGIWYLRRSLVTSSAVQEIKFEPNVMCEPVDKRMTFRGSQLEDGDIICFQKTVRAGEQYRYPEVPMYMEYVHNRQVVRFRSLEKPKDDEFSLELSKTHNYDDVVERVAAHLGLDDPSKIRLTPHNCYSQQPKPQPIKYRGVERLADMLVHYNQTSDILYYEVLDIPLPELQGLKTLKVAFHHATKDEVVIHTIRLPKYSTVGDVINDLKSKVELSHPNAELRLLEVFYHKIYKIFPLNEKIENINDQYWTLRAEEIPEEEKNLGPHDRLIHVYHFMKDPAQNQVQNFGEPFFLVIHEGETLAEIKVRIQKKLQVPDEEFAKWKFAFLSMGRPDYLEDNEILSARFQRRDVYGAWEQYLGLEHADNAPKRSYAVNQNRHTFEKPVRIYN; this comes from the exons ATGACTCTGATGACTCCTTCGCCGTTGGAt CAGGAGGACGACGAGATGCTGGTCCCCCACAGCGAGTTCCCCGACGGCCCTCAGCCCATGGAAG CTCAAGCAGAAACTGCAAATACAGTGGATACACAGGCAGCCGATGATCCTCCTTCTGGGAGGTTCACGTGGACAATTGAAAACTTCTCAAGGCTTAATACCAAGAAGCTTTACTCTGATATTTTCGTTGTTGGAGGATATAAATG GCGGATACTTATTTTCCCGAAAGGGAACAATGTGGATCATTTGTCTATATATCTTGATGTTGCGGACTCAGCAACACTTCCATATGGTTGGAGCAGATATGCTCACTTCAGCTTAGCTGTTATAAATCAGATTCATAACAAATTTTCAGTTAGAAAAG AGACGCAGCACCAGTTCAATGCACGGGAAAGTGATTGGGGTTTCACTTCTTTTATGGCTCTGGGTGAACTGTACAACCCAGGCAGAGGTTATCTAGTGAATGATACGTGCATTATTGAAGCTGACGTTGCAGTCCGTAGGATTGTTGATTACTGGTCGCACGATTCGAAGAAGGAGACTGGTTATGTTGGTCTTAAAAATCAAGGAGCAACTTGTTACATGAATTCCCTCCTTCAGACGCTGTATCATATACCTTACTTCAGAAAA GCTGTGTATCATATGCCAACAACTGAAAATGATATGCCATCTGGGAGCATTCCTTTGGCTTTGCAGAGTCTATTCTATAAGCTCCAGTATAGTGAAACTAGTGTGGCAACAAAGGAATTGACAAAGTCCTTTGGATGGGACACTTATGACTCATTCATGCAGCATGATGTACAGGAGCTTAATAGGGTTCTTTCTGAAAAGCTTGAAGATAAGATGAAG GGGACAGTTGTGGAGGGTACTATACAACAGCTGTTTGAAGGGCATCACATGAACTACATTGAGTGCATCAACGTGGATTACAAATCAACCAGAAAGGAGTCATTTTATG ATCTCCAGCTTGACGTGAAGGGCTGTCGAGATGTATATGCATCTTTCGACAAATATGTAGAAGTGGAACGGCTTGAAGGTGATAATAAGTATCATGCTGAACAGCATGGCTTACAG GATGCTAAGAAGGGTGTCCTGTTCATCGATTTTCCACCTGTACTTCAGCTTCAGCTGAAAAGGTTTGAGTATGATTTTATGCGGGACACAATGGTTAAG ATAAACGATCGCTATGAATTCCCTTTACAACTTGATCTAGACAGAGAGAATGGCAAGTACCTGTCACCCGAGGCAGATCGCAGTGTTCGCAACCTTTACACACTTCATAG TGTTTTGGTTCACAGTGGAGGCGTGCATGGAGGACACTATTATGCTTACATTAGGCCGACTCTCTCTGATCAGTG GTTCAAGTTCGACGATGAGAGGGTGACAAAGGAAGATGTGAAGAGGGCTTTGGAGGAGCAGTACGGTGGGGAAGAAGAG TTGCCACAGACAAATCCGGGTTTCAACAATTCTCCATTTAAATTCACAAAATATTCGAATGCATATATGCTAGTGTATATACGAGAAAGCGACAAGGATAAAATAATCTGCAATGTGGACGAGAAGGACATAGCTGAGCACCTAAGG ATACGGTtgaaaaaagaacaagaagaaaaggagaaaaagagaaaggaaaaggcTGAAGCACACCTGTATACGATCATTAAG GTTGCATGTAATGAGGACCTAGTTGAACAGATTGgcaaagaaatatattttgatctGGTGGATCATGACAAAGTTCGCAGTTTTCGGGTTCAAAGGCAGATGGCATTTAACCAGTTCAAG GAAGAGGTGACTAAAGAATTTGGAATACCAGTTCAATTTCAGCGATTCTGGCTTTGGGCAAAGCGCCAAAATCATACCTACCGTCCAAATCGACCTTTGACTCCCCAGGAAGAAGCACAGTGT GTTGGACAGTTGAGAGAAGTGTCAAATAAGGCGAACAATGCTGAACTGAAGTTGTTTTTGGAAGTAGAACTCGGATtg GATATGCGACCTTTACCACCTCCAGAGAAGACCAAAGAAgatattcttcttttcttcaagCTTTATGATCCTGCGAAAGAAGAACTCCG GTATGTTGGGAGGCTTTTCATAAAGATAAATAGTAAACCAGGGGAGATACTGGCTACGTTAAATGAGATGGCTGGCTTTGCCCCTGATGAAGAGATTGATCTTTATGAGGTCAGTTATCCTTGTCTGCTGGATACACTGTTTAAACTACCATTCCTTTTGCTCCCTCATTCTTTGTGCCCCCATACCCCCACCAACCCCCTCGTTGCTCCTTCGCTTTATGGCATTTGGTATTTGCGACGGTCATTAGTAACAAGCTCTGCTGTGCAGGAGATCAAGTTTGAGCCTAATGTTATGTGCGAACCAGTTGATAAGAGGATGACATTTCGGGGTAGTCAG cTAGAAGATGGGGACATCATATGCTTTCAGAAGACTGTTCGAGCTGGTGAACAGTATCGTTATCCTGAAGTCCCGATGTACATGGAGTATGTGCACAATCGACAG GTTGTCCGGTTTCGATCACTGGAGAAGCCCAAAGACGATGAATTCTCGCTTGAGCT GTCAAAGACTCATAACTATGATGATGTTGTGGAGAGAGTGGCTGCCCATCTGGGCCTAGACGATCCTTCAAAGATACGGCTAACACCGCACAACTGTTACTCCCAGCAACCTAAACCTCAACCAATTAAGTACCGTGGAGTGGAACGTTTAGCTGACATGCTCGTCCACTATAATCAG ACTTCGGATATTCTGTATTATGAGGTGTTAGACATCCCTCTTCCGGAACTTCAGGGTTTGAAAACTCTGAAAGTTGCTTTCCATCATGCGACCAAGGATGAA GTGGTTATTCATACCATAAGATTGCCAAAGTACAGCACAGTAGGAGATGTGATTAATGATCTTAAGTCAAAG GTTGAGTTGTCTCATCCAAATGCCGAACTGAGGTTACTGGAAGTTTTCTATCACAAAATTTACAAG ATTTTCCCACTAAATGAGAAGATAGAGAACATTAATGATCAGTACTGGACGTTGCGAGCAGAGGAG ATCCCAGAAGAGGAGAAAAATCTTGGCCCTCATGATCGTTTAATCCACGTATATCATTTCATGAAGGATCCTGCTCAGAACCAG GTTCAGAATTTTGGAGAACCATTTTTCCTGGTAATCCATGAAGGCGAGACCTTAGCTGAAATTAAAGTTCGCATACAGAAAAAGCTGCAGGTTCCTGATGAAGAGTTTGCAAAG TGGAAGTTTGCATTCTTGTCAATGGGCCGCCCTGACTATCTTGAAGATAACGAGATTTTGTCTGCTCGTTTtcag aGGAGAGATGTGTATGGGGCTTGGGAGCAGTATCTGGGACTGGAGCACGCGGACAATGCTCCTAAAAGATCTTACGCTGTCAATCAG AACCGCCACACATTCGAGAAGCCAGTGAGAATCTACAATTAG
- the LOC116195379 gene encoding ubiquitin carboxyl-terminal hydrolase 13-like isoform X2 produces MTLMTPSPLDQQEDDEMLVPHSEFPDGPQPMEAQAETANTVDTQAADDPPSGRFTWTIENFSRLNTKKLYSDIFVVGGYKWRILIFPKGNNVDHLSIYLDVADSATLPYGWSRYAHFSLAVINQIHNKFSVRKETQHQFNARESDWGFTSFMALGELYNPGRGYLVNDTCIIEADVAVRRIVDYWSHDSKKETGYVGLKNQGATCYMNSLLQTLYHIPYFRKAVYHMPTTENDMPSGSIPLALQSLFYKLQYSETSVATKELTKSFGWDTYDSFMQHDVQELNRVLSEKLEDKMKGTVVEGTIQQLFEGHHMNYIECINVDYKSTRKESFYDLQLDVKGCRDVYASFDKYVEVERLEGDNKYHAEQHGLQDAKKGVLFIDFPPVLQLQLKRFEYDFMRDTMVKINDRYEFPLQLDLDRENGKYLSPEADRSVRNLYTLHSVLVHSGGVHGGHYYAYIRPTLSDQWFKFDDERVTKEDVKRALEEQYGGEEELPQTNPGFNNSPFKFTKYSNAYMLVYIRESDKDKIICNVDEKDIAEHLRIRLKKEQEEKEKKRKEKAEAHLYTIIKVACNEDLVEQIGKEIYFDLVDHDKVRSFRVQRQMAFNQFKEEVTKEFGIPVQFQRFWLWAKRQNHTYRPNRPLTPQEEAQCVGQLREVSNKANNAELKLFLEVELGLDMRPLPPPEKTKEDILLFFKLYDPAKEELRYVGRLFIKINSKPGEILATLNEMAGFAPDEEIDLYEEIKFEPNVMCEPVDKRMTFRGSQLEDGDIICFQKTVRAGEQYRYPEVPMYMEYVHNRQVVRFRSLEKPKDDEFSLELSKTHNYDDVVERVAAHLGLDDPSKIRLTPHNCYSQQPKPQPIKYRGVERLADMLVHYNQTSDILYYEVLDIPLPELQGLKTLKVAFHHATKDEVVIHTIRLPKYSTVGDVINDLKSKVELSHPNAELRLLEVFYHKIYKIFPLNEKIENINDQYWTLRAEEIPEEEKNLGPHDRLIHVYHFMKDPAQNQVQNFGEPFFLVIHEGETLAEIKVRIQKKLQVPDEEFAKWKFAFLSMGRPDYLEDNEILSARFQRRDVYGAWEQYLGLEHADNAPKRSYAVNQNRHTFEKPVRIYN; encoded by the exons ATGACTCTGATGACTCCTTCGCCGTTGGAt CAGCAGGAGGACGACGAGATGCTGGTCCCCCACAGCGAGTTCCCCGACGGCCCTCAGCCCATGGAAG CTCAAGCAGAAACTGCAAATACAGTGGATACACAGGCAGCCGATGATCCTCCTTCTGGGAGGTTCACGTGGACAATTGAAAACTTCTCAAGGCTTAATACCAAGAAGCTTTACTCTGATATTTTCGTTGTTGGAGGATATAAATG GCGGATACTTATTTTCCCGAAAGGGAACAATGTGGATCATTTGTCTATATATCTTGATGTTGCGGACTCAGCAACACTTCCATATGGTTGGAGCAGATATGCTCACTTCAGCTTAGCTGTTATAAATCAGATTCATAACAAATTTTCAGTTAGAAAAG AGACGCAGCACCAGTTCAATGCACGGGAAAGTGATTGGGGTTTCACTTCTTTTATGGCTCTGGGTGAACTGTACAACCCAGGCAGAGGTTATCTAGTGAATGATACGTGCATTATTGAAGCTGACGTTGCAGTCCGTAGGATTGTTGATTACTGGTCGCACGATTCGAAGAAGGAGACTGGTTATGTTGGTCTTAAAAATCAAGGAGCAACTTGTTACATGAATTCCCTCCTTCAGACGCTGTATCATATACCTTACTTCAGAAAA GCTGTGTATCATATGCCAACAACTGAAAATGATATGCCATCTGGGAGCATTCCTTTGGCTTTGCAGAGTCTATTCTATAAGCTCCAGTATAGTGAAACTAGTGTGGCAACAAAGGAATTGACAAAGTCCTTTGGATGGGACACTTATGACTCATTCATGCAGCATGATGTACAGGAGCTTAATAGGGTTCTTTCTGAAAAGCTTGAAGATAAGATGAAG GGGACAGTTGTGGAGGGTACTATACAACAGCTGTTTGAAGGGCATCACATGAACTACATTGAGTGCATCAACGTGGATTACAAATCAACCAGAAAGGAGTCATTTTATG ATCTCCAGCTTGACGTGAAGGGCTGTCGAGATGTATATGCATCTTTCGACAAATATGTAGAAGTGGAACGGCTTGAAGGTGATAATAAGTATCATGCTGAACAGCATGGCTTACAG GATGCTAAGAAGGGTGTCCTGTTCATCGATTTTCCACCTGTACTTCAGCTTCAGCTGAAAAGGTTTGAGTATGATTTTATGCGGGACACAATGGTTAAG ATAAACGATCGCTATGAATTCCCTTTACAACTTGATCTAGACAGAGAGAATGGCAAGTACCTGTCACCCGAGGCAGATCGCAGTGTTCGCAACCTTTACACACTTCATAG TGTTTTGGTTCACAGTGGAGGCGTGCATGGAGGACACTATTATGCTTACATTAGGCCGACTCTCTCTGATCAGTG GTTCAAGTTCGACGATGAGAGGGTGACAAAGGAAGATGTGAAGAGGGCTTTGGAGGAGCAGTACGGTGGGGAAGAAGAG TTGCCACAGACAAATCCGGGTTTCAACAATTCTCCATTTAAATTCACAAAATATTCGAATGCATATATGCTAGTGTATATACGAGAAAGCGACAAGGATAAAATAATCTGCAATGTGGACGAGAAGGACATAGCTGAGCACCTAAGG ATACGGTtgaaaaaagaacaagaagaaaaggagaaaaagagaaaggaaaaggcTGAAGCACACCTGTATACGATCATTAAG GTTGCATGTAATGAGGACCTAGTTGAACAGATTGgcaaagaaatatattttgatctGGTGGATCATGACAAAGTTCGCAGTTTTCGGGTTCAAAGGCAGATGGCATTTAACCAGTTCAAG GAAGAGGTGACTAAAGAATTTGGAATACCAGTTCAATTTCAGCGATTCTGGCTTTGGGCAAAGCGCCAAAATCATACCTACCGTCCAAATCGACCTTTGACTCCCCAGGAAGAAGCACAGTGT GTTGGACAGTTGAGAGAAGTGTCAAATAAGGCGAACAATGCTGAACTGAAGTTGTTTTTGGAAGTAGAACTCGGATtg GATATGCGACCTTTACCACCTCCAGAGAAGACCAAAGAAgatattcttcttttcttcaagCTTTATGATCCTGCGAAAGAAGAACTCCG GTATGTTGGGAGGCTTTTCATAAAGATAAATAGTAAACCAGGGGAGATACTGGCTACGTTAAATGAGATGGCTGGCTTTGCCCCTGATGAAGAGATTGATCTTTATGAG GAGATCAAGTTTGAGCCTAATGTTATGTGCGAACCAGTTGATAAGAGGATGACATTTCGGGGTAGTCAG cTAGAAGATGGGGACATCATATGCTTTCAGAAGACTGTTCGAGCTGGTGAACAGTATCGTTATCCTGAAGTCCCGATGTACATGGAGTATGTGCACAATCGACAG GTTGTCCGGTTTCGATCACTGGAGAAGCCCAAAGACGATGAATTCTCGCTTGAGCT GTCAAAGACTCATAACTATGATGATGTTGTGGAGAGAGTGGCTGCCCATCTGGGCCTAGACGATCCTTCAAAGATACGGCTAACACCGCACAACTGTTACTCCCAGCAACCTAAACCTCAACCAATTAAGTACCGTGGAGTGGAACGTTTAGCTGACATGCTCGTCCACTATAATCAG ACTTCGGATATTCTGTATTATGAGGTGTTAGACATCCCTCTTCCGGAACTTCAGGGTTTGAAAACTCTGAAAGTTGCTTTCCATCATGCGACCAAGGATGAA GTGGTTATTCATACCATAAGATTGCCAAAGTACAGCACAGTAGGAGATGTGATTAATGATCTTAAGTCAAAG GTTGAGTTGTCTCATCCAAATGCCGAACTGAGGTTACTGGAAGTTTTCTATCACAAAATTTACAAG ATTTTCCCACTAAATGAGAAGATAGAGAACATTAATGATCAGTACTGGACGTTGCGAGCAGAGGAG ATCCCAGAAGAGGAGAAAAATCTTGGCCCTCATGATCGTTTAATCCACGTATATCATTTCATGAAGGATCCTGCTCAGAACCAG GTTCAGAATTTTGGAGAACCATTTTTCCTGGTAATCCATGAAGGCGAGACCTTAGCTGAAATTAAAGTTCGCATACAGAAAAAGCTGCAGGTTCCTGATGAAGAGTTTGCAAAG TGGAAGTTTGCATTCTTGTCAATGGGCCGCCCTGACTATCTTGAAGATAACGAGATTTTGTCTGCTCGTTTtcag aGGAGAGATGTGTATGGGGCTTGGGAGCAGTATCTGGGACTGGAGCACGCGGACAATGCTCCTAAAAGATCTTACGCTGTCAATCAG AACCGCCACACATTCGAGAAGCCAGTGAGAATCTACAATTAG
- the LOC116195379 gene encoding ubiquitin carboxyl-terminal hydrolase 12-like isoform X3 — protein sequence MTLMTPSPLDQEDDEMLVPHSEFPDGPQPMEAQAETANTVDTQAADDPPSGRFTWTIENFSRLNTKKLYSDIFVVGGYKWRILIFPKGNNVDHLSIYLDVADSATLPYGWSRYAHFSLAVINQIHNKFSVRKETQHQFNARESDWGFTSFMALGELYNPGRGYLVNDTCIIEADVAVRRIVDYWSHDSKKETGYVGLKNQGATCYMNSLLQTLYHIPYFRKAVYHMPTTENDMPSGSIPLALQSLFYKLQYSETSVATKELTKSFGWDTYDSFMQHDVQELNRVLSEKLEDKMKGTVVEGTIQQLFEGHHMNYIECINVDYKSTRKESFYDLQLDVKGCRDVYASFDKYVEVERLEGDNKYHAEQHGLQDAKKGVLFIDFPPVLQLQLKRFEYDFMRDTMVKINDRYEFPLQLDLDRENGKYLSPEADRSVRNLYTLHSVLVHSGGVHGGHYYAYIRPTLSDQWFKFDDERVTKEDVKRALEEQYGGEEELPQTNPGFNNSPFKFTKYSNAYMLVYIRESDKDKIICNVDEKDIAEHLRIRLKKEQEEKEKKRKEKAEAHLYTIIKVACNEDLVEQIGKEIYFDLVDHDKVRSFRVQRQMAFNQFKEEVTKEFGIPVQFQRFWLWAKRQNHTYRPNRPLTPQEEAQCVGQLREVSNKANNAELKLFLEVELGLDMRPLPPPEKTKEDILLFFKLYDPAKEELRYVGRLFIKINSKPGEILATLNEMAGFAPDEEIDLYEEIKFEPNVMCEPVDKRMTFRGSQLEDGDIICFQKTVRAGEQYRYPEVPMYMEYVHNRQVVRFRSLEKPKDDEFSLELSKTHNYDDVVERVAAHLGLDDPSKIRLTPHNCYSQQPKPQPIKYRGVERLADMLVHYNQTSDILYYEVLDIPLPELQGLKTLKVAFHHATKDEVVIHTIRLPKYSTVGDVINDLKSKVELSHPNAELRLLEVFYHKIYKIFPLNEKIENINDQYWTLRAEEIPEEEKNLGPHDRLIHVYHFMKDPAQNQVQNFGEPFFLVIHEGETLAEIKVRIQKKLQVPDEEFAKWKFAFLSMGRPDYLEDNEILSARFQRRDVYGAWEQYLGLEHADNAPKRSYAVNQNRHTFEKPVRIYN from the exons ATGACTCTGATGACTCCTTCGCCGTTGGAt CAGGAGGACGACGAGATGCTGGTCCCCCACAGCGAGTTCCCCGACGGCCCTCAGCCCATGGAAG CTCAAGCAGAAACTGCAAATACAGTGGATACACAGGCAGCCGATGATCCTCCTTCTGGGAGGTTCACGTGGACAATTGAAAACTTCTCAAGGCTTAATACCAAGAAGCTTTACTCTGATATTTTCGTTGTTGGAGGATATAAATG GCGGATACTTATTTTCCCGAAAGGGAACAATGTGGATCATTTGTCTATATATCTTGATGTTGCGGACTCAGCAACACTTCCATATGGTTGGAGCAGATATGCTCACTTCAGCTTAGCTGTTATAAATCAGATTCATAACAAATTTTCAGTTAGAAAAG AGACGCAGCACCAGTTCAATGCACGGGAAAGTGATTGGGGTTTCACTTCTTTTATGGCTCTGGGTGAACTGTACAACCCAGGCAGAGGTTATCTAGTGAATGATACGTGCATTATTGAAGCTGACGTTGCAGTCCGTAGGATTGTTGATTACTGGTCGCACGATTCGAAGAAGGAGACTGGTTATGTTGGTCTTAAAAATCAAGGAGCAACTTGTTACATGAATTCCCTCCTTCAGACGCTGTATCATATACCTTACTTCAGAAAA GCTGTGTATCATATGCCAACAACTGAAAATGATATGCCATCTGGGAGCATTCCTTTGGCTTTGCAGAGTCTATTCTATAAGCTCCAGTATAGTGAAACTAGTGTGGCAACAAAGGAATTGACAAAGTCCTTTGGATGGGACACTTATGACTCATTCATGCAGCATGATGTACAGGAGCTTAATAGGGTTCTTTCTGAAAAGCTTGAAGATAAGATGAAG GGGACAGTTGTGGAGGGTACTATACAACAGCTGTTTGAAGGGCATCACATGAACTACATTGAGTGCATCAACGTGGATTACAAATCAACCAGAAAGGAGTCATTTTATG ATCTCCAGCTTGACGTGAAGGGCTGTCGAGATGTATATGCATCTTTCGACAAATATGTAGAAGTGGAACGGCTTGAAGGTGATAATAAGTATCATGCTGAACAGCATGGCTTACAG GATGCTAAGAAGGGTGTCCTGTTCATCGATTTTCCACCTGTACTTCAGCTTCAGCTGAAAAGGTTTGAGTATGATTTTATGCGGGACACAATGGTTAAG ATAAACGATCGCTATGAATTCCCTTTACAACTTGATCTAGACAGAGAGAATGGCAAGTACCTGTCACCCGAGGCAGATCGCAGTGTTCGCAACCTTTACACACTTCATAG TGTTTTGGTTCACAGTGGAGGCGTGCATGGAGGACACTATTATGCTTACATTAGGCCGACTCTCTCTGATCAGTG GTTCAAGTTCGACGATGAGAGGGTGACAAAGGAAGATGTGAAGAGGGCTTTGGAGGAGCAGTACGGTGGGGAAGAAGAG TTGCCACAGACAAATCCGGGTTTCAACAATTCTCCATTTAAATTCACAAAATATTCGAATGCATATATGCTAGTGTATATACGAGAAAGCGACAAGGATAAAATAATCTGCAATGTGGACGAGAAGGACATAGCTGAGCACCTAAGG ATACGGTtgaaaaaagaacaagaagaaaaggagaaaaagagaaaggaaaaggcTGAAGCACACCTGTATACGATCATTAAG GTTGCATGTAATGAGGACCTAGTTGAACAGATTGgcaaagaaatatattttgatctGGTGGATCATGACAAAGTTCGCAGTTTTCGGGTTCAAAGGCAGATGGCATTTAACCAGTTCAAG GAAGAGGTGACTAAAGAATTTGGAATACCAGTTCAATTTCAGCGATTCTGGCTTTGGGCAAAGCGCCAAAATCATACCTACCGTCCAAATCGACCTTTGACTCCCCAGGAAGAAGCACAGTGT GTTGGACAGTTGAGAGAAGTGTCAAATAAGGCGAACAATGCTGAACTGAAGTTGTTTTTGGAAGTAGAACTCGGATtg GATATGCGACCTTTACCACCTCCAGAGAAGACCAAAGAAgatattcttcttttcttcaagCTTTATGATCCTGCGAAAGAAGAACTCCG GTATGTTGGGAGGCTTTTCATAAAGATAAATAGTAAACCAGGGGAGATACTGGCTACGTTAAATGAGATGGCTGGCTTTGCCCCTGATGAAGAGATTGATCTTTATGAG GAGATCAAGTTTGAGCCTAATGTTATGTGCGAACCAGTTGATAAGAGGATGACATTTCGGGGTAGTCAG cTAGAAGATGGGGACATCATATGCTTTCAGAAGACTGTTCGAGCTGGTGAACAGTATCGTTATCCTGAAGTCCCGATGTACATGGAGTATGTGCACAATCGACAG GTTGTCCGGTTTCGATCACTGGAGAAGCCCAAAGACGATGAATTCTCGCTTGAGCT GTCAAAGACTCATAACTATGATGATGTTGTGGAGAGAGTGGCTGCCCATCTGGGCCTAGACGATCCTTCAAAGATACGGCTAACACCGCACAACTGTTACTCCCAGCAACCTAAACCTCAACCAATTAAGTACCGTGGAGTGGAACGTTTAGCTGACATGCTCGTCCACTATAATCAG ACTTCGGATATTCTGTATTATGAGGTGTTAGACATCCCTCTTCCGGAACTTCAGGGTTTGAAAACTCTGAAAGTTGCTTTCCATCATGCGACCAAGGATGAA GTGGTTATTCATACCATAAGATTGCCAAAGTACAGCACAGTAGGAGATGTGATTAATGATCTTAAGTCAAAG GTTGAGTTGTCTCATCCAAATGCCGAACTGAGGTTACTGGAAGTTTTCTATCACAAAATTTACAAG ATTTTCCCACTAAATGAGAAGATAGAGAACATTAATGATCAGTACTGGACGTTGCGAGCAGAGGAG ATCCCAGAAGAGGAGAAAAATCTTGGCCCTCATGATCGTTTAATCCACGTATATCATTTCATGAAGGATCCTGCTCAGAACCAG GTTCAGAATTTTGGAGAACCATTTTTCCTGGTAATCCATGAAGGCGAGACCTTAGCTGAAATTAAAGTTCGCATACAGAAAAAGCTGCAGGTTCCTGATGAAGAGTTTGCAAAG TGGAAGTTTGCATTCTTGTCAATGGGCCGCCCTGACTATCTTGAAGATAACGAGATTTTGTCTGCTCGTTTtcag aGGAGAGATGTGTATGGGGCTTGGGAGCAGTATCTGGGACTGGAGCACGCGGACAATGCTCCTAAAAGATCTTACGCTGTCAATCAG AACCGCCACACATTCGAGAAGCCAGTGAGAATCTACAATTAG
- the LOC116197259 gene encoding fasciclin-like arabinogalactan protein 15, which translates to MALFYPSRSVFLPFLILILSTRITSGIDQKSMPTENAAPAYHAMASTPSPELDGHSLVKGLVEALLGYGGYNEITDLLVNLTSVADEIGRLAMEEARPHYGLTLLAPNDEALSALGPQQLEDPNFPERLLYYHLIAGFLTEESMYVHARRHGKVKYETLLVPLMVHVEEADGTVKVVEGGGSWGHLVDADIYADGRVSVQGIDGVLFPPDANGLS; encoded by the coding sequence atgGCACTTTTTTATCCATCCCGCAGTGTCTTCCTCCCCTTTCTCATTCTCATCCTTTCCACTCGAATAACCTCTGGGATCGACCAGAAATCCATGCCAACTGAGAATGCTGCGCCCGCATACCACGCCATGGCTTCTACACCAAGCCCCGAGCTTGACGGGCACAGCCTCGTGAAGGGCCTTGTCGAGGCCTTGCTGGGCTATGGGGGATACAACGAGATCACGGACTTGCTAGTGaacctgacatcggtggcaGATGAGATTGGAAGACTGGCGATGGAGGAGGCTAGGCCCCATTACGGGCTGACCCTATTGGCGCCAAATGATGAGGCCCTGTCTGCGCTCGGGCCCCAGCAGCTGGAGGACCCGAACTTTCCGGAGAGATTACTGTATTACCATTTGATCGCGGGCTTCTTAACAGAGGAGAGCATGTACGTTCACGCAAGGAGGCACGGGAAGGTGAAGTACGAGACTCTGTTAGTGCCGTTGATGGTTCACGTCGAGGAAGCCGATGGGACCGTAAAGGTTGTCGAAGGAGGAGGGAGCTGGGGGCATTTAGTCGATGCTGATATCTACGCTGACGGGAGGGTCTCCGTTCAGGGCATTGACGGGGTTCTCTTCCCTCCTGATGCCAATGGACTCAGTTAG